In one window of Nocardiopsis aegyptia DNA:
- the uca gene encoding urea carboxylase, giving the protein MFDTVLVANRGEIACRIIRSARELGLRTVAVYSDADAGAPHTRLADEAVRLGPAPAAESYLHVERVLAAAAASGAGAVHPGYGFLSESAAFARAVEDAGMVFVGPEPRHLEQFGDKHTARKAAAAAGLPMVPGSETLPDADAAVAAAEAIGYPVIVKSTSGGGGIGLRACADPDELRAAFDQVSRMAQTHFGGGGVFVERFVSRARHVEVQVFGDGRGGVVTVGDRDCSLQRRNQKVVEEAPAPGLPDALRAELHRTARELCAGVSYRSAGTVEFVFDADRGEASFLEVNTRLQVEHPVTEEVAGIDLVAWMLRLARGEDVLADVPPEGPALTGHAVEARVYAEDPAHDFRPSSGLLTRVEFPSDARVDAWVETGQRVTSDYDPMLAKVIVRGTDRGDAFDRLGRALSEVRVDGLQTNLGLLRALAAHEDVRAVAHTTATCAGVGDPEPRMEVERAGTLTTVQDWPGRTGYWQVGVPPSGAMDDLSLRLGNRALGNPEGAPGLECTMEGPALRFSAAVTVCVTGAPADVTVDGAAVPQWEPVEVPAGGLLDVGAAHGPGMRTYVLVRGGLDVPEYLGSASTFTAGEYGGHSGRALRLGDVLRPGVPRPSPATAPGRSAEGGASLNGRPSAAAARPSAAPAPRPVPEAERPDFDAPARAGGDLVHWDIEVSEGPHAAPEFLTREGLADFYATAWKVHPQSARNGVRLSGPKQTWARPDGGQAGLHPSNVHDTAYSIGAVNLSGDTPVLLGPDGPSLGGFVCPVTVVTGSRWKVGQLRPGDTVRFHPVTEAAAEKLHSVPTAAPLLRGTGSDGDDGVLARTLAGEGTPEVTYRRSGHDNLLVEYGPMVLDLGLRMRVHALMAALDEAAPEGIVDTTPGVRSLHLHTDPDVLPLRTLLGLLQEIETQLPPTSRLRVPSRTLHLPMSFDDPSIHEAIARYGVAVRDDAPWNPDNIEFIRRINGLDSVEQVRDIVFDASYLVLGLGDVYLGAPAATPLDPRHRLVTTKYSPARTWTPEAGVGIGGAYLCVYGMESPGGYQLIGRTVPIWSGLRQYGPFEPGTPWLLRFFDRISWYPVGHEELLDIRADLLAGRYAPEIGEGEFVLADHERFLAENADSIAAFRDRQAAAFETERQAWEAAGEFDDKPEPEPVPDTGALDLPPGARLVESPLSASVWKVDVAPGETVEEGQPVVRLEAMKLEVVVRAPVGGTVSDILVAPGQHLDPGRALAVITQGDTA; this is encoded by the coding sequence GTGTTCGACACCGTGCTCGTCGCCAACCGCGGCGAGATCGCCTGCCGCATCATCCGTTCCGCCCGAGAACTCGGGCTGCGCACCGTCGCGGTCTACTCCGACGCCGACGCGGGAGCCCCGCACACCCGGCTCGCCGACGAAGCGGTCCGGCTGGGGCCCGCGCCCGCCGCCGAGAGCTACCTCCACGTCGAACGCGTCCTGGCCGCGGCCGCCGCCTCCGGGGCGGGCGCCGTCCACCCCGGCTACGGTTTCCTGTCCGAGAGCGCGGCCTTCGCCCGCGCGGTCGAGGACGCCGGGATGGTGTTCGTCGGCCCCGAGCCGCGCCACCTGGAGCAGTTCGGCGACAAGCACACCGCGCGCAAGGCCGCCGCGGCCGCGGGGCTCCCCATGGTCCCCGGCAGCGAGACCCTGCCCGACGCCGACGCGGCGGTGGCCGCCGCCGAGGCCATCGGCTACCCCGTGATCGTCAAGTCCACCTCCGGCGGCGGCGGGATCGGGCTGCGCGCCTGCGCCGACCCCGACGAGCTGCGTGCCGCCTTCGACCAGGTCAGCCGGATGGCGCAGACCCACTTCGGCGGGGGCGGCGTCTTCGTCGAACGCTTCGTCTCCCGTGCCCGCCACGTGGAGGTCCAGGTCTTCGGCGACGGCCGGGGCGGCGTGGTCACCGTCGGCGACCGCGACTGCTCCCTCCAGCGCCGCAACCAGAAGGTCGTGGAGGAGGCGCCCGCCCCCGGACTGCCCGACGCGTTGCGCGCCGAACTCCACCGCACCGCCCGCGAGCTGTGCGCCGGCGTGTCCTACCGCAGCGCGGGCACGGTGGAGTTCGTCTTCGACGCCGACCGCGGCGAGGCCTCGTTCCTGGAGGTCAACACCCGGTTGCAGGTGGAGCACCCGGTGACGGAGGAGGTCGCCGGGATCGACCTGGTCGCCTGGATGCTGCGCCTGGCCCGCGGCGAGGACGTGCTGGCCGATGTGCCCCCGGAGGGCCCCGCGCTCACCGGCCACGCCGTCGAGGCCCGGGTGTACGCCGAGGACCCCGCGCACGACTTCCGGCCCAGCTCCGGCCTGCTCACCCGGGTCGAGTTCCCCTCCGACGCGCGCGTCGACGCCTGGGTGGAGACCGGACAGCGCGTCACCAGCGACTACGACCCCATGCTGGCCAAGGTGATCGTGCGCGGAACCGACCGCGGCGACGCCTTCGACCGGCTCGGCCGCGCCCTCTCCGAGGTCCGGGTGGACGGGCTCCAGACCAACCTGGGGCTGCTGCGCGCGCTGGCCGCGCACGAGGACGTGCGAGCGGTCGCCCACACCACCGCGACCTGCGCGGGGGTCGGCGACCCCGAACCGCGTATGGAGGTGGAGCGCGCCGGAACGCTCACCACCGTCCAGGACTGGCCCGGACGCACCGGATACTGGCAGGTGGGCGTGCCGCCGTCCGGTGCCATGGACGACCTGTCGCTGCGGCTGGGCAACCGGGCCCTGGGCAATCCCGAGGGCGCTCCCGGCCTGGAGTGCACGATGGAGGGTCCGGCCCTGCGGTTCTCGGCGGCCGTGACGGTGTGCGTCACCGGCGCCCCCGCCGACGTCACGGTGGACGGCGCGGCCGTGCCCCAGTGGGAGCCGGTCGAGGTGCCCGCGGGCGGACTGCTCGACGTCGGCGCCGCCCACGGCCCGGGTATGCGCACGTACGTGCTGGTGCGCGGCGGCCTGGACGTTCCGGAGTACCTCGGGAGCGCGTCCACGTTCACGGCGGGCGAGTACGGCGGCCACAGTGGTCGCGCACTGCGTCTGGGCGACGTCCTCCGGCCGGGTGTGCCCCGCCCGTCACCCGCCACCGCCCCTGGGCGCTCCGCGGAGGGTGGGGCCTCCCTCAACGGACGGCCTTCGGCCGCGGCAGCCCGCCCGTCGGCCGCGCCGGCGCCGCGGCCCGTGCCCGAGGCGGAACGCCCCGACTTCGACGCCCCCGCCCGGGCGGGCGGGGACCTGGTGCACTGGGACATCGAGGTGTCCGAGGGGCCGCACGCGGCGCCGGAGTTCCTCACCCGCGAGGGCCTGGCCGACTTCTACGCGACCGCGTGGAAGGTGCACCCGCAGTCCGCGCGCAACGGTGTCCGCCTGTCCGGTCCCAAACAGACCTGGGCCCGCCCCGACGGCGGCCAGGCCGGGCTGCACCCCTCCAACGTCCACGACACCGCCTACTCCATCGGCGCGGTCAACCTGTCCGGCGACACCCCCGTGCTCCTGGGCCCGGACGGACCCAGCCTGGGCGGGTTCGTGTGCCCCGTCACGGTCGTCACCGGCTCACGGTGGAAGGTCGGCCAGCTCCGGCCCGGCGACACCGTCCGGTTCCACCCGGTCACCGAGGCCGCCGCCGAGAAGCTGCACTCGGTCCCCACCGCCGCCCCGCTGCTGCGCGGCACCGGATCCGACGGCGACGACGGCGTGCTCGCCCGGACCCTCGCCGGCGAGGGCACACCCGAGGTCACCTACCGGCGCAGCGGACATGACAACCTCCTGGTCGAGTACGGTCCGATGGTGCTCGACCTGGGGTTGCGCATGCGCGTCCACGCGCTCATGGCGGCGCTGGACGAGGCGGCGCCCGAGGGCATCGTCGACACCACGCCCGGTGTGCGGTCCCTGCACCTGCACACCGATCCGGACGTCCTGCCGCTGCGCACCCTGCTCGGCCTGCTCCAGGAGATCGAGACGCAGCTGCCGCCCACCTCCCGGCTGCGGGTGCCGAGCCGGACCCTGCACCTGCCGATGTCCTTCGACGACCCCTCCATCCACGAGGCCATCGCCCGCTACGGGGTCGCCGTGCGCGACGACGCGCCCTGGAACCCCGACAACATCGAGTTCATCCGCAGGATCAACGGCCTGGACTCGGTCGAGCAGGTGCGCGACATCGTCTTCGACGCCTCCTACCTGGTGCTGGGGCTGGGCGACGTCTACCTGGGCGCGCCCGCCGCCACCCCGCTCGACCCCCGGCACCGGCTCGTCACCACCAAGTACAGCCCCGCCCGCACCTGGACCCCGGAGGCCGGAGTCGGTATCGGCGGCGCCTACCTGTGCGTGTACGGGATGGAGAGCCCCGGCGGCTACCAGCTCATCGGCCGGACGGTGCCGATCTGGTCGGGTCTGCGCCAGTACGGGCCCTTCGAGCCCGGGACCCCGTGGCTGCTCCGGTTCTTCGACCGCATCAGCTGGTACCCCGTCGGGCACGAGGAACTGCTCGACATCCGGGCCGACCTCCTGGCCGGGCGGTACGCGCCGGAGATCGGTGAGGGCGAGTTCGTGCTCGCCGACCACGAGCGCTTCCTCGCCGAGAACGCCGACTCCATCGCGGCCTTCCGCGACCGCCAGGCGGCGGCCTTCGAGACCGAGCGTCAGGCGTGGGAGGCCGCGGGCGAGTTCGACGACAAGCCCGAACCCGAGCCCGTGCCCGACACCGGCGCGCTCGACCTCCCGCCCGGCGCGCGACTCGTGGAGTCCCCGCTGTCCGCCTCCGTGTGGAAGGTGGACGTGGCACCGGGCGAGACCGTGGAGGAGGGCCAGCCGGTGGTCCGGCTGGAAGCCATGAAGCTGGAGGTCGTGGTCCGCGCCCCCGTCGGGGGTACGGTCTCCGACATCCTCGTCGCGCCGGGACAGCACCTCGATCCGGGGCGCGCCCTGGCCGTCATCACGCAAGGAGACACCGCCTGA
- a CDS encoding GntR family transcriptional regulator: MYTRRGRASDTTATSRRDRVYGLLREEVLSGRVTPRTRLGEVRLAERFGVSRTPVREALARLHSDGLVERRENGFYVTVPNLPELRDLYELRVALELRGIARAIEDPSIRHDRAVLLGELDRWEKLRAEPPEPDPSFVLLDEEFHAALSTASGNRALTDSLVSVNQRIRRVRMYDFLTADRIASTIDEHIGIVEHLLAGELDSAYRALHEHVGASMEVVLERAQRALSQMALHSDTL; the protein is encoded by the coding sequence ATGTATACACGTCGTGGCCGGGCCTCCGACACGACGGCCACCTCCCGCCGGGACCGGGTCTACGGCCTGCTGCGGGAGGAGGTCCTCAGCGGCCGGGTCACCCCCCGCACCCGGCTCGGCGAGGTCAGGCTCGCCGAACGCTTCGGTGTCTCGCGCACGCCCGTCCGCGAAGCCCTCGCCCGCCTGCACTCCGACGGCCTCGTCGAGCGGCGCGAGAACGGCTTCTACGTCACCGTCCCCAACCTCCCCGAGCTGCGCGACCTCTACGAGCTGCGGGTGGCCCTCGAACTGCGCGGTATCGCCCGCGCCATCGAGGACCCCTCCATCCGCCACGACCGCGCCGTCCTCCTCGGCGAACTCGACCGCTGGGAGAAGCTGCGCGCCGAACCCCCGGAGCCGGACCCCTCCTTCGTCCTCCTGGACGAGGAGTTCCACGCGGCCCTGTCCACCGCGTCCGGCAACCGCGCGCTGACCGACTCCCTCGTCTCCGTCAACCAGCGCATCCGCCGCGTGCGCATGTACGACTTCCTCACCGCGGACCGGATCGCCTCCACCATCGACGAGCACATCGGGATCGTCGAGCACCTGCTCGCCGGCGAACTCGACTCCGCCTACCGGGCCCTGCACGAGCACGTCGGAGCGTCCATGGAGGTCGTCCTGGAGCGCGCCCAACGCGCCCTCAGCCAGATGGCCCTGCACTCCGACACCCTCTGA
- the atzF gene encoding allophanate hydrolase: MPTPTDRVRSAYRRIAEADRPEVWIHLRPEQELAVEAKALEDRIASGADLPLAGTLVAVKDNIDVAGLPTTAACREFASTPDTTATAVRRLVDAGALVLGKTNLDQFATGLVGTRSPYGAVRNALDPERISGGSSAGSAVAVALGIADIGIGTDTAGSGRVPAALNGIVGLKPTVGLVPATGVVPAARPYDCVTVFAQDLATGREALAEMIGPDAGDAFSRDWPADVRLGTRSPARVAVPTAAGLEPLSEAERAAFHTAADTLRAAGVRTLEVDVAPLLAAARLLYDGALVAERYAAVGEFLEGGPESADPTVSGIIVPAAKIPAHELAADQHRLAEYRAEARGLLSGFDALLLPTTVGHPTLERVAADPVGENSRLGTYTNFVNLLDMAAVAVPAGEADGHAFGVSLVTGAFEDQVALDLAAVLTGEDPGEAVSEQGIELAVFGAHLRGQPLNHQLTDRGARFVEETETSAEYRMVALPTTPPKPGVLRVREGGGALRCEVWRISRAALGTFLVHLPAPMMLGSVTLADGRRVVGFGCEASAAEDAEDITGHGGWLAYLESSKD, encoded by the coding sequence ATGCCCACACCCACCGACCGCGTCCGATCCGCCTACCGGAGGATCGCCGAAGCCGACCGTCCCGAGGTGTGGATCCACCTGCGCCCCGAGCAGGAGCTGGCCGTGGAGGCCAAGGCCCTGGAGGACCGGATCGCCTCCGGAGCCGACCTGCCGCTGGCCGGAACGCTCGTGGCGGTCAAGGACAACATCGACGTGGCCGGACTGCCCACGACGGCGGCGTGCCGGGAGTTCGCCTCCACGCCCGACACCACCGCGACGGCCGTGCGACGGCTCGTGGACGCCGGCGCGCTGGTCCTCGGCAAGACCAACCTCGACCAGTTCGCCACCGGACTCGTGGGCACGCGCAGCCCTTACGGCGCCGTCCGCAACGCCCTGGACCCCGAACGGATCTCCGGCGGCTCCAGCGCGGGGTCGGCGGTCGCGGTGGCACTCGGCATCGCCGACATCGGCATCGGTACCGACACCGCCGGATCCGGCCGGGTGCCGGCGGCCCTGAACGGCATCGTGGGGCTCAAGCCCACGGTCGGCCTGGTTCCGGCGACCGGGGTGGTCCCGGCCGCGCGCCCCTATGACTGCGTGACGGTGTTCGCCCAGGACCTCGCGACGGGCCGGGAGGCCCTGGCCGAGATGATCGGCCCCGACGCCGGGGACGCCTTCAGCCGGGACTGGCCCGCCGACGTGCGGCTGGGCACCCGCTCCCCGGCGCGGGTGGCCGTCCCCACGGCGGCGGGGCTGGAGCCGCTGAGCGAGGCGGAACGGGCGGCGTTCCACACGGCCGCCGACACGCTCCGGGCGGCCGGGGTGCGGACCCTGGAGGTGGACGTGGCACCGCTGCTCGCGGCGGCCCGGCTGCTGTACGACGGAGCGCTGGTGGCCGAGCGCTACGCCGCCGTGGGGGAGTTCCTGGAGGGCGGCCCCGAGTCGGCGGACCCGACGGTCAGCGGGATCATCGTGCCCGCCGCCAAGATCCCCGCGCACGAACTGGCCGCCGACCAGCACCGGCTGGCGGAGTACCGGGCGGAGGCGCGCGGGCTGCTCTCCGGGTTCGACGCCCTGCTGCTGCCCACGACGGTCGGGCACCCGACGCTGGAGCGGGTGGCGGCCGATCCGGTGGGCGAGAACTCGCGCCTGGGCACGTACACGAACTTCGTGAACCTGCTGGACATGGCGGCCGTGGCGGTGCCCGCGGGTGAGGCGGACGGGCACGCCTTCGGCGTCAGCCTCGTCACTGGGGCCTTCGAGGACCAGGTGGCCCTGGACCTGGCGGCGGTCCTGACCGGGGAGGACCCGGGCGAGGCGGTGTCGGAGCAGGGGATCGAGCTGGCGGTGTTCGGCGCGCACCTGCGCGGCCAGCCGCTCAACCACCAGCTCACCGACCGGGGCGCGCGGTTCGTGGAGGAGACGGAGACCAGCGCCGAGTACCGGATGGTGGCGCTGCCCACCACGCCGCCGAAGCCGGGGGTGCTGCGGGTGCGCGAAGGGGGCGGCGCGCTGCGCTGCGAGGTCTGGCGGATCTCCCGGGCGGCGCTGGGCACGTTCCTCGTCCACCTGCCGGCGCCGATGATGCTGGGCTCGGTGACACTGGCCGACGGGCGCCGGGTGGTCGGGTTCGGTTGCGAGGCGTCCGCCGCCGAGGACGCCGAGGACATCACCGGGCACGGCGGCTGGCTCGCCTACCTGGAGTCGTCCAAGGACTGA
- a CDS encoding GNAT family N-acetyltransferase: MLRGTRVGLRARHAEDIPVLRTELYDDAVNGSRAEGRPWRPTTPGQESAPLVVDDTNQGIVPFSVVELDGDTLVGTANLWGIDNHSRSAHIGLGLLPSCRGQGYGSDVVAVLCHYAFVVRGLHRVQIETLADNHAMLAAAERNGFVREGVLRSSAWVLGEFLDEVVLGLLAEDWKAQG; encoded by the coding sequence ATGCTGAGAGGAACCAGGGTCGGGCTCAGGGCCCGGCACGCGGAGGACATCCCGGTTCTGCGGACCGAGCTCTACGACGACGCGGTCAACGGTTCGCGGGCCGAGGGCCGGCCGTGGCGGCCGACGACGCCCGGCCAGGAGAGCGCCCCGCTGGTCGTGGACGACACGAACCAGGGGATCGTCCCGTTCTCCGTGGTGGAGCTGGACGGCGACACGCTGGTCGGCACCGCGAACCTGTGGGGCATCGACAACCACAGCCGGTCCGCGCACATCGGCCTGGGGCTGCTGCCGTCCTGCCGAGGCCAGGGCTACGGCAGCGACGTGGTCGCCGTGCTGTGCCACTACGCGTTCGTCGTGCGCGGGCTGCACCGGGTGCAGATCGAGACGCTGGCGGACAACCACGCGATGCTGGCCGCCGCGGAGCGCAACGGCTTCGTGCGCGAGGGGGTGCTGCGCTCCTCGGCCTGGGTGCTGGGCGAGTTCCTGGACGAGGTGGTCCTCGGGCTCCTGGCCGAGGACTGGAAGGCGCAGGGCTAG
- a CDS encoding TAXI family TRAP transporter solute-binding subunit, whose amino-acid sequence MRVSGPGRRAVLLGAAAAALGGSLAGCDRGGIRGLPELVVATGPPGAVYRQIGGKIAEILDERFPDTDVRAVETGASHANLALLASGEAHLGLAALDSILDSGTGGDGGDALVAIGRLYDAFVHLVVLVGSPVWQVSDLEGLRVSVGATDSGTEFTVAQIVAETGLDFEAVRLNQSESAAALANGEIDAMFSLTGLPTPAIADLAEERTLRLVDLADTAGTLADAHPDSYLPANIPATTYEGVPSTPTAAIPNLLLCREDLPRDAAYAVTETVFTSAARLAAGSPVAAQINVRTGISTGVVPLHPGAADWYRDHKPT is encoded by the coding sequence ATGCGAGTGAGTGGACCGGGTCGGCGCGCCGTCCTCCTGGGCGCGGCGGCCGCCGCGCTCGGCGGCTCCCTGGCCGGGTGCGACCGGGGCGGCATCCGCGGCCTGCCCGAACTGGTGGTGGCGACGGGACCGCCGGGCGCCGTCTACCGGCAGATCGGCGGGAAGATCGCCGAGATCCTGGACGAACGGTTCCCGGACACCGACGTGCGTGCCGTCGAGACGGGCGCCTCGCACGCGAACCTGGCCCTGCTGGCCTCCGGCGAGGCCCACCTGGGGCTGGCCGCGCTCGACTCGATACTCGACTCCGGCACGGGCGGCGACGGCGGCGACGCGCTCGTGGCGATCGGCCGCCTCTACGACGCCTTCGTGCACCTGGTCGTGCTGGTCGGCTCCCCCGTATGGCAGGTGTCCGACCTGGAGGGCCTGCGCGTCTCCGTCGGCGCGACCGACTCCGGGACGGAGTTCACGGTGGCGCAGATCGTCGCCGAGACCGGCCTGGACTTCGAGGCGGTCCGCCTCAACCAGTCCGAGTCGGCCGCGGCCCTGGCCAACGGCGAGATCGACGCGATGTTCTCGCTGACGGGGCTGCCCACGCCGGCGATCGCCGACCTCGCGGAGGAGCGCACGCTGCGGCTCGTCGACCTGGCGGACACCGCCGGCACCCTGGCCGACGCGCACCCCGACTCCTACCTGCCGGCGAACATCCCGGCCACCACGTACGAGGGCGTGCCGTCCACCCCGACCGCGGCCATTCCGAACCTGCTGCTGTGCCGCGAGGACCTGCCCCGCGACGCCGCGTACGCGGTGACCGAGACCGTGTTCACCAGCGCCGCGCGGCTGGCCGCCGGGAGTCCCGTGGCGGCGCAGATCAACGTGCGGACCGGGATCTCCACGGGCGTCGTTCCGCTCCACCCGGGCGCGGCCGACTGGTACCGGGACCACAAGCCGACCTGA